Genomic DNA from Thermobifida alba:
GTCCCTGCGGGCCTCGCACATCCTCAACCGCGTCCCCGAGACCGTGGGCGGCTCCATCGCCCGAGCCGCCGCCGAGGTCGGCGCCACCGTCGGCGCCAAGGCCCTGGTCGCCTTCACCAGCAGCGGCGAGACCGCGCGCCGCCTGGCCCGCTACCGTTCGCCCATCCCGCTGCTGGCCTTCACCACCGAGCCCTCCACCCGAGCCCAGCTCTCCCTCACCTGGGGTGTGGAGACCCACCTCGTGCCGTGGGTGGACAACACCGACGACATGGTCCGCCAGGTCGAGACCGAACTGCTGGACATGGACTACCAGAAGGGCGACAAGGTCGTCATCGTCGCCGGAAGCCCCCCCGGCACCCAGGGCTCCACCAACATGCTGCGAGTGCACCGCATGGGCGACGCCATCACCAACCGGTGATCCGCCCCCACCACTTCCGTTCCCCGGCGGGGTGACCACGCCGCACCCCGCCCGGGGAGCCCGGCACCACACCCCCGACAGGGGAGGAGCACCCTCAGGGACGGCTCTCCCCCCGGTCCCCCGCGACCACCCGGTCCAGCGGCATGTCCCAGGGCAGCAGCCGCCACGGACTCGCCGGATCGGTCGTCAACAGCCCCAGCGCGGCCCACAGCCGCTCCGCCCCCGCCGTGGCCGGACCGTCCTGCTCCAACAGGACCCCCGCGTGGAAAGCCGCCGACAGCTGACTCCACCCGCCGAACCGCCGCTGCAGGTCCGCGGCCACCCGGCGCAGCAGACTCTGCGTCTCCACCGGACTCAGCCAGTCCAGCGTCGCACCGCCGCAGATCAACGGGACCAGGTACACCGCCCGCCACCACTGGTAGGCGCCCACCACCACCGAATCGGCGGACTCCGCCCCGGCCACCGTACGCAGCCGCGCCACCTGCTCGGCGGAGAGCACCACCGTCCGGTCGGGCCGGGAACCGTCGGAGCGGCGACTGCGCGCCACACCGGAACGCAGGTCCACGAACAGGTCGCTCTCGGGAGCGGCGTGCAACTCCGCCCAGAGGCGCTCGATCTCGGCCAACAGCCCCGCCCGGTCGGTGATGCCCCGCTCCCGGACGAACGTCCGACGGTAACGCCACCGCAGCTGGGGCCGGACCACCACGTCCCACGGCTCGGCCAGCGCCACCCGGAACGGCGCGGCCACCGCGGCCGCCCACCGCTCGGTGCTCAACGGCGCGTCCGGCTCCCCGGTACGCAGCGCGGGAGCCTCGCGCGCCCCCACCACCAGCTCGGCGAACGTGCCCGCGACCAGGGCCGCCGTGGGCAGCAGCGACCACCCGGGAAGACCGGCGACGACGAGCAGTGCGATGAGCAGCGCCAGAGGAGCCATCAACCACGGCAGGCGGCGCCTGGACGCCCAGGACACCACGGTCCACGCGCCGATCGCCAGCGCGCCCATGACCCCGGCCACCGCGGTGAACACCCCTCACCCCTCTCCCCGCCGTCCGTGGCAGGACGAAGAAAACCCGACACTTCCAGGATCGAGGACCCCGGGCGGCGACGGAAACCAAAGCGGCATGTTGTACTCAGGTTGTGGCCGTGATGTGATCCGCTACGTCCCGAAAAGCCGAAAAGTTGCAGGTAGACGCACTTGTCAGCGCTTGTCGCCGACGAAGGAGTCGAGGAGTGCCGCGGAGGTGCGCTCGGCCACGGAGAGGATTCCGGACCGCCGGTGCGGACCGTTGTCCCGGAACCGCAGCGACCACCGGACGCCGAGTCGGTCGAGCGCGGTCCCGAGCAGGTCGAGGATCCCCTCGGAGGTGTTGGAGAAGAGGGAGCGGGGGTACTCGTAGTACTTCCACGTCCCGCCGACCGTGCGCCTGACCCGGTTGGTGACGCGGCAGCCGTCGGAGTGGAACAGGCCGCGGACGAACTCGCGGGTGCGGGCGTCGACGACCTCCTGCTGCCACCGGTCCAGGCTGATCGTCCGACTGTGCTTCCTGCCGGGGCCGTGCTGGGGGAACAGGCACGGCCAGTGCGTGGAGGCGCTCTTCACCTCGGTGTAGCCCCGGCGGGGCACGGAGAAAGCGGAGACGGGAAAGACCGCCTCCATCGCCTCGCCGCACGCCCGGATCAGGCCGGGGTAGGCGTTGTCGCAGAAGACCGCCAGGAAGTGGACACCGCGCCGGTGCGCGGTGATGTGCCCGTCGCCGAGGTAGAGGCCGAGCAGGTAGGCGTAGGCGGCGGCATCGAGTTCGGCGGAGGAGCAGCGCGGGCAGTAGGAGGTACGGGCGGCCCGCCGCGCCTCGACCTCGGGGCCGCGGCGCCTGCCGGAGCGCCAGTGGCGGACGGTGTGGACAGACACGCCGCACGCCTGGGCCACGGCGCGGTCGGTCCATCCCCGGGCGTGCAGTCGGAGGGCCCTGTCCACGATTTCGCGAGGGTCCATGCCGTGATTGTCGCCCATTTATCGAACCTTTGTTCGAATTTCGGGGAGCTTGTGGACAGGGTCCGCTGCGGAGAGTGCGGGGCGAAGGGGCAGTACTTGGGGCCGACGAAGGAGTCGAGGCGGGCGACCGAGTCGCGCTTGGCGACGGACAGGTTCCTGGCGCTGGACACCTTCCACTCGATGTGAATGCGGTCGAGGGCGGAGCCCAGGATTTCCATGATGTCCTGCGACTCGTTGGCGAAGAAGTAGCGCGGGTACTCGTACCATTTCTCCCGGCCCGCGACCGTGCGCCTGACCCGGTTGGTGACGCGGCAGCCGTCGGAGTGGAACAGGCCGCGGACCAGTTTCTCGGGGTGGCGGTCGACAATGTCGCGTTGCCAGGGAGTCAGTTCGATCCTGCGCTTGTGCTTCCTGCCGGGGCCGTGCTGCGGGAAAAGGCAGGGCCAGTGCTTCCACCGGGCGACCACCTCGGTGCACCCCGGCCTGGGAACGGTGCCGATCCTGTGGTGAGGCAGGAGGGCCTGGAGAGTGCCGACGCACTCGTGGGTGAGACCGGGCCAGGTGTTGGCGCAGAAGATGCGCAGACCCCACACCTCCTTCTTGCGGTCGCCGGCGTAACTGATGCAGCCGTCGCCGAGGTAGAGGCCGAGCAGGTAGCTGTAGGAGGACTGCGGCTCAGGCAGAGAAGGGAATGGAGCGCAGCGGACGCACATCTCTTCCGCGCGTTCGGTCAGTTTCTCGGGGTTGACGACCCAGTCGCGGATAGCCGCGCGGGAGATGCCGGTCTGGCGGCTGACCTCACTGATGGACAGCCCGGAACGGTGCATGGAGACCGCCTGGCGGCGGATGTGGAGAGGGTACATGTCTCCACGATCGGCCAACCGTCGAACTTTTGTTCGATGAACAGTGAAATTGGGGAAATCTTGTGGAAAGGGGGTTTCAAATGAGAAAGTCGCCTGCGCAAGGCGACTTTCTCATTTGAATTGAAAAGTACCCCGGGTCGGATTCGAACCGACACTTTATGGATTTTGAATCCACCATCTCTGCCAATTGGATTACCGGGGCTCTGTTGATTTGTCGAGTGTTTGAAAAACGCTTTTCCAAAATTCTCGACCGCTTCTCCGGGGCGCTCTGTCCGTGGGACGTCGAGCCCCGGCGGTGCAGACCATCTTAGCGGATCTCTGTACCCTCTTGTCTGTGACGCAGACGCAGACGCAGAGCCGCGTGGTGATCGCGGAAGACGAGGCCCTGATCCGACTGGATCTCAAGGAGATGCTGGAGGAGGACGGCTACGAGGTCGTGGGAGAGGCCGGCGACGGGGAGGCCGCCGTCCGCCTCGCCACCGAGCTGCGGCCTGATCTCGTCATCCTCGACATCAAGATGCCCGTTCTGGACGGACTGTCCGCCGCCGAGCGGATCGCCGCCGAGCGGATCGCGCCCGTGGTCATCCTGACCGCCTTCTCCCAGCGCGACCTGGTGGAGCGGGCCCGCGACGCCGGGGCGATGGCCTACCTGGTCAAGCCGTTCACCAAGAGCGACCTGGTGCCCGCCATCGAGATGGCGGTGAGCCGGTACGCGGAGATCACCGCCCTGGAGGCCGAGGTCACCGGGCTCAACGAGCGTCTGGAGACCCGCAAGATCGTCGAGCGCGCCAAAGGGCTGCTGCAGAGCCGTTACGGCCTCAGCGAACCCGAGGCGTTCCGGTGGATCCAGAAGAACTCCATGGACCGCAGGCTCACCATGCGCAGGGTGGCCGAGACGGTGGTGGAGACCCTGGGTGACCAGTAGCCGACCCTCCGGAGAACCGCCGGACCCCGACCGCGCCCCAGGGCCGCCCGCACCTCGGCGGGCGGCCTTTTCGCTGCTTGCAGCAGGGAAGACGGGTCAACTGCAGAAGGGTTCCGATTGCGTCACGGTTGCGCACGAAGCAGTGACGTTTGGATCACGTGGCTTAAGCGCTCCTGAACGAATCGGCTAAATCGGGCTAAACTCGCGCCACCGAAACAACCCAGGTACGGCCCAGTGGGTGAGCCCCAGGGGCCTTCTCAAGATGCGCAAGGGAGCGCGCACGTGCGCAGACGCCTCGTGACTGTCCTCCTCGCCGTGGTCGCCGCCATCCTGGCGACACCGGTGGTGGCGGTGGCAGACACCCAGGGCGGTGAGACGCTCAACGGTCAGATCCGCAAACCCGAGACCGTCGAGGGCATCGACATCACGGTCTTCCGGGGGGACGAGGAGATCGGGACCGCGACCACCGACTCTGAGGGAAGATGGGAAGTGGAGCTGCCCGGACCGGGCGACTACCGCGTCGTACTGGACGAGGAGTCCGTCCCCGAGGAGTTCGTCGTCGCCGAACGGCCCGGAGCCGAGCACACCGGCGTCAACGTCCGACCGGGACAGCAACGTACCGTGATCTTCGTCCTCGCCCACCCCGGTGAGGAGGGGGGCTCCTCGCCGTCGCCCACACAGAGCAGCGGCGACTCCGCGGAGGGGACCCCGGAGGGCTCGGGGGACGAGGCCGAGGGGGCGGCGACCGTACCGGGCGTCTCCGCCGGCTCCTCCTTCGGCGACCGGGTCGTCCAGCTCACCGTCGCCGGACTGCTCTACGGGCTCATCATCGCCATCTCCGCGGTCGGCCTGTCCCTGATCTTCGGCACGACCGGGCTGACCAACTTCGCCCACGGCGACATGGTGACCTTCGGCGCCCTGATGGCCCTGGTGTTCAGCGGCATGACGCTGTTCTCCCGGCTGCACGCCGCGATCGCCGACGCGCTGTCGGGCGTGTGGCTGCTGGGGCCGGCGCTGGGCTTCGTGTTCCGGCCCATGGTGCTCGCCACGCTGGTGGCGGTCCTGCTGGGCGCGGCCCTGGGCGCGGCGCTGGAGCGGTTCGTCTGGCGTCCGCTGCGCAGGCGCAACGTGGCGCTGATCCAGATGTTCATCGTCTCCATCGGTCTGGCGATGGTGCTGCGGCACGTCCTGATGGTGGCCTTCGGCAGCAACCGGATGACCTACCCCGACTTCCAGCTGCAGGAGGTGATGCGGCTGGGGCCGGTCGCGATCACCCCCCGGGACCTGACGCTCATGGTCCTGTCGGTGCTGGTCCTGGTGGGGGTGGCCGCCCTGCTGCAGTTCACCCGGGTCGGCAAGGCGATGCGGGCGGTCTCCGACAACCGCGACCTCGCCGAGTCCTCGGGGATCAACGTGGACCGGGTGACGCTGTACGTGTGGACGCTGGGCGGCGCCCTGTCCGCGCTGGGCGGCGTCTTCTACGGGCTCAACCAGGTCGTCTACTGGCAGATGGGCTTCCACCTGCTGCTGCTGATGTTCGCCGCGGTCATCCTGGGCGGTCTGGGCACCGCCTACGGCGCGATGGTCGGCGGCCTGGTCATCGGCCTGGTGGCGCAGCTGTCCACGCTGTGGTTCCCCTCGCAGCTCATGAACGCCTGGGCGTTGGGGCTCATGATCATCATGCTGTTGGTCCGGCCGCAGGGCATCCTGGGCCGGCGCGAGCGGGTCGGCTAGGAGAGCGACGATGGATATTCTGCAGGTCCTCGCCGACGCCACCCGGTCGGCGATCGGTCCGGTGGCCGCCGCCTACGCGCTGGCCGCCATCGGCCTGAACATGCACTTCGGCTACACCGGCCTGCTCAACTTCGGCCAGGTGGGCTTCATGCTCGTGGGCGGCTACGGCGTCGCGGTCAGTGTGCGGACCTTCGACCTGCCGCTGTGGGCGGGCTTCCTGGTGGGGATCGCCTGCGCGGTGGTGCTGGCGCTGCTGCTGGGGGTCTCGACGCTGCGGCTGCGCGCCGACTACCTGGCGATCACCACGATCGCGGTGGCCGAGGTGGCGCGGTTGGTCTACCGGGCGGAGTTCCTCCGTGACGTCACCGGAGGGGTCTACGGCCTCCAGGGCTTCGCGGGGAGCTTCTACGACTGGAACCCGTTTCCCGCGGGCAGCTACGGCTTCGGATGGTTCAGTTTCGGGGCCCGCGACCTGTGGATGATGACGGTGACGTGGGGGCTGGTGCTGCTGTGCAGCGTGCTGATGTGGCTGCTGGTCCACAGTCCGTGGGGGCGGGCGGTCAAGGGCATCCGCGAGGACGAGGACGCGGTGCGCAGTCTGGGCAAGAACGTCTTCGTCTACAAGATGCAGAGCCTGGTCCTGGGCGGCGTGTTCGGTGCGCTGGCCGGTGCGATGTTCGTGATCAACCAGCAGACGATCACCCCCGACCAGTTCATGCCGCAGGTGACGTTCTACCTGTGGGCGATCCTCCTGCTGGGCGGGGCGGGGCGCACCCTGGGACCGGTGCTGGGGTCGGTGGTGATGTGGTTCCTGCTGTCCGCCTCCGACAGTGTGCTGCGCCAGCTCACCTCCGCCGAGGTGATCACGTTCATCAGTAGTTCCGACATCGGCGGGATCCGGCACGCGCTGGTGGGTGTGGCGCTTCTGGTGCTGATCGTCTTCCGGCCGCAGGGGCTCATCGGCAACCGCAAGGAGATGCTGGTCAATGTCAAGTGACGTGAACGGGGCCGCGGTCGACCGGATGGCCGGGGTGGAACCGGTTCCCGGGGTGGCCAAGCCCGACCCGATCCTCGTGGCGACCGGGGTGCGGCGCTCCTTCGGCGGGCTGACCGCGGTCGACGTGGCGCACCTGGAGGTGCAGCGCGGCACGATCACGGCGCTGATCGGCCCCAACGGCGCGGGCAAGTCCACGCTGTTCAACCTGCTGACCGGGTTCGACCGGGTCGACGCCGGCGAGTGGACGTTCGAGGGCAGGCGGCTGAACGGCCTGGGCGGGCACCGGGTGGCCCGGCGGGGGATGGTCCGGACCTTCCAGCTGACCAAGGCGCTGACCCGGCTGACGGTCATGGAGAACATGCTGCTGGCCGCGCCGGGGCAGACCGGGGAGCGGATGCTGGGCGCGCTGCTGCGTCCGGTGTGGCGCGGGCAGGAGGAGGCCAACCGGGCCCGCGCCGAGCAGCTGCTGGAGCGCTTCAAGCTGCTGGCCAAGAAGGACGAGATGGCGGGCAGCCTGTCCGGGGGCCAGCGCAAGCTGTTGGAGATGGCCCGGGCGCTCATGGTGAACCCGTCGATGATCATGCTCGACGAGCCCATGGCGGGGGTGAACCCGGCGCTGGTGCAGTCGTTGCTGGAGCACATCACCGCGCTGCGCGACGACGGGGTGACGGTGCTCTTCGTCGAGCACGACATGGACGTCATCATGGGGATCAGCGACTGGATCGTGGTGCTGGCGGAGGGGAGGGTGATCGCCGAGGGGCGGCCGTCGGACATCCGCGCCGACCAGCGGGTGATCGACGCCTACCTGGGGGCCGGCCACGACGACGGGGCGGAGCAGGAACCGCAGACCGACACCGGGGAGAGCCATGAGTGAGCACGAGGAGAGCGGCCGCGGCGCGGTGCCGGACGAGGCGGCCGTCGAGGCCCAGCAGCAGGCGCGGGAGGAGGTCCTGGAGCGCGCCGCGGCCGAGGAGGTCGGGGACGACGGCGACTACCTGGTGGTGGCGCGCGACCTGGTGGCGGGGTACGTGCCCGGGGTGAACATCCTCAACGGGTGCACGTTGACGCTGTCGGAGGGCGAGATCGTGGCGATCATCGGCCCCAACGGCGCGGGCAAGTCCACGCTGATCAAGACGGTCTTCGGGTTGATCCCGGTGCGCAGCGGCGGTCTGTCGCTGCGGGGGCGGAGCATCGTGGGGCTGCCCGCGCACGAGCTGGTGAAGCGGGGGGTGGGCTACGTCCCGCAGACGCGCAACGTGTTCCCGTCGCTGACGATCGAGGAGAACCTGCAGATGGGCGCCTACCTGCGGCCCAAGCAGGTGCCCGAGCGGTTCGAGGCGGTCGCCGAGCTGTTCCCGCTGCTGGCGAAGCGGCGCAAGGCCAAGGCCGGGTCGCTGTCGGGGGGTGAGCGGCAGATGGTGGCGATGGGGCGGGCGCTGATGATGAACCCGTCGGTGCTGCTGCTGGACGAGCCGACGGCGGGCCTGTCG
This window encodes:
- a CDS encoding branched-chain amino acid ABC transporter permease; its protein translation is MRRRLVTVLLAVVAAILATPVVAVADTQGGETLNGQIRKPETVEGIDITVFRGDEEIGTATTDSEGRWEVELPGPGDYRVVLDEESVPEEFVVAERPGAEHTGVNVRPGQQRTVIFVLAHPGEEGGSSPSPTQSSGDSAEGTPEGSGDEAEGAATVPGVSAGSSFGDRVVQLTVAGLLYGLIIAISAVGLSLIFGTTGLTNFAHGDMVTFGALMALVFSGMTLFSRLHAAIADALSGVWLLGPALGFVFRPMVLATLVAVLLGAALGAALERFVWRPLRRRNVALIQMFIVSIGLAMVLRHVLMVAFGSNRMTYPDFQLQEVMRLGPVAITPRDLTLMVLSVLVLVGVAALLQFTRVGKAMRAVSDNRDLAESSGINVDRVTLYVWTLGGALSALGGVFYGLNQVVYWQMGFHLLLLMFAAVILGGLGTAYGAMVGGLVIGLVAQLSTLWFPSQLMNAWALGLMIIMLLVRPQGILGRRERVG
- a CDS encoding branched-chain amino acid ABC transporter permease; the encoded protein is MDILQVLADATRSAIGPVAAAYALAAIGLNMHFGYTGLLNFGQVGFMLVGGYGVAVSVRTFDLPLWAGFLVGIACAVVLALLLGVSTLRLRADYLAITTIAVAEVARLVYRAEFLRDVTGGVYGLQGFAGSFYDWNPFPAGSYGFGWFSFGARDLWMMTVTWGLVLLCSVLMWLLVHSPWGRAVKGIREDEDAVRSLGKNVFVYKMQSLVLGGVFGALAGAMFVINQQTITPDQFMPQVTFYLWAILLLGGAGRTLGPVLGSVVMWFLLSASDSVLRQLTSAEVITFISSSDIGGIRHALVGVALLVLIVFRPQGLIGNRKEMLVNVK
- a CDS encoding helix-turn-helix domain-containing protein, producing the protein MDPREIVDRALRLHARGWTDRAVAQACGVSVHTVRHWRSGRRRGPEVEARRAARTSYCPRCSSAELDAAAYAYLLGLYLGDGHITAHRRGVHFLAVFCDNAYPGLIRACGEAMEAVFPVSAFSVPRRGYTEVKSASTHWPCLFPQHGPGRKHSRTISLDRWQQEVVDARTREFVRGLFHSDGCRVTNRVRRTVGGTWKYYEYPRSLFSNTSEGILDLLGTALDRLGVRWSLRFRDNGPHRRSGILSVAERTSAALLDSFVGDKR
- a CDS encoding ABC transporter ATP-binding protein, translated to MSEHEESGRGAVPDEAAVEAQQQAREEVLERAAAEEVGDDGDYLVVARDLVAGYVPGVNILNGCTLTLSEGEIVAIIGPNGAGKSTLIKTVFGLIPVRSGGLSLRGRSIVGLPAHELVKRGVGYVPQTRNVFPSLTIEENLQMGAYLRPKQVPERFEAVAELFPLLAKRRKAKAGSLSGGERQMVAMGRALMMNPSVLLLDEPTAGLSPIYQEEVFQRVRQINATGVSVLMVEQNARRCLQICDRGYVLDQGRNAYTGTGRELLNDPNVIELYLGTLAKA
- a CDS encoding ABC transporter ATP-binding protein; protein product: MSSDVNGAAVDRMAGVEPVPGVAKPDPILVATGVRRSFGGLTAVDVAHLEVQRGTITALIGPNGAGKSTLFNLLTGFDRVDAGEWTFEGRRLNGLGGHRVARRGMVRTFQLTKALTRLTVMENMLLAAPGQTGERMLGALLRPVWRGQEEANRARAEQLLERFKLLAKKDEMAGSLSGGQRKLLEMARALMVNPSMIMLDEPMAGVNPALVQSLLEHITALRDDGVTVLFVEHDMDVIMGISDWIVVLAEGRVIAEGRPSDIRADQRVIDAYLGAGHDDGAEQEPQTDTGESHE
- a CDS encoding ANTAR domain-containing response regulator — its product is MVIAEDEALIRLDLKEMLEEDGYEVVGEAGDGEAAVRLATELRPDLVILDIKMPVLDGLSAAERIAAERIAPVVILTAFSQRDLVERARDAGAMAYLVKPFTKSDLVPAIEMAVSRYAEITALEAEVTGLNERLETRKIVERAKGLLQSRYGLSEPEAFRWIQKNSMDRRLTMRRVAETVVETLGDQ
- a CDS encoding DUF1266 domain-containing protein, which gives rise to MFTAVAGVMGALAIGAWTVVSWASRRRLPWLMAPLALLIALLVVAGLPGWSLLPTAALVAGTFAELVVGAREAPALRTGEPDAPLSTERWAAAVAAPFRVALAEPWDVVVRPQLRWRYRRTFVRERGITDRAGLLAEIERLWAELHAAPESDLFVDLRSGVARSRRSDGSRPDRTVVLSAEQVARLRTVAGAESADSVVVGAYQWWRAVYLVPLICGGATLDWLSPVETQSLLRRVAADLQRRFGGWSQLSAAFHAGVLLEQDGPATAGAERLWAALGLLTTDPASPWRLLPWDMPLDRVVAGDRGESRP